Within Bifidobacterium dentium JCM 1195 = DSM 20436, the genomic segment AGGGTTTGCCATACCTGCTTCAGGCGTTGCACTTCGTCGATCCGGGCATTCAGATCGTGCTGTGCGCAGGTGCGCCGGACACTCCGGAGATCATGGAGGAGGTCAAGACGGCCTTCGCCAAGCTTGACGAGGAACGCGGCAATATCATCTGGATCGAGGAGATGCTGCCGAAGCCGGAACTGAACGCCCTTGAGCATGGCTGTGACGCGTTCATCTGCCCATCCATCTACGAGCCGCTCGGCATCGTGAACCTGGAGGCCATGGCATGCGGGCTGCCGGTCGTCGCCTCCGCCACCGGCGGCATTCCGGAAGTCGTCGTCGACGGCGAGACAGGCTATCTCGTGCCGGTCGACCAGTTGCATGACGGCACCGGTACCCCGACCAATCCGGACAAGTTCGTACATGATATGGCCGACGCCATCAACAGGATCATGGCCGATCCGGAGAAGGCGAAGAAGATGGGACAGGCCGGCTATGAGCGTGCACGGGACCACTTCAGCTGGGAATCGATTGCCGACAAGACCGTCAAGGTCTACGAGGATGTGATTGCCGAACAGGAGTAGCCGCAAATCGCCGATCGGTCCATGACCGACAGGCAGACGCAGGCCATTCGACGCCTCCCGCCATGCATTATGCTGGCAGGAGGCGTTTCGCATATGCGATCATAGGATGATTATCATGGCGCAATCCTATGCAGAAGGAGAGGGAGAAAGCATGGTCGAGCAGGACACGGCACTGAAACTTACTGACGTGGAATTTCGCCGCAACAGGCGCGTGATCCTCACCAAAGTCAATCTGGAAATCAAAAAAGGTGAGAAATGGGTGCTGTTCGGACCCAATGGCATCGGCAAATCCAGCCTGGTACAGATGATGAGCACTCGCGGATTCCCATCCTGCGGCACCGTCGACATCCTCGGCAACCGATTGGGCAAGGTCAACGTATTCTCCTACCGCAACCGCATCGGACTGAGCTCGGCCGAACTGGGGCGCGCGTTCCCTCCTCAGGAGGATCCGCTCGACGCTATCGTGACAGCGTTGACCGCCATCACCGGCCGTTGGCGTGACACCTACACTGATGAAGATTATGCCAAGGCGCGTTCCCTTATGCGCGAATTCGGTATCGAATACCTCGAAGGCAAGATGATGTTCAAGCTTTCGGAGGGCGAACGTACCCGTGTGCTCATCTGCCGTGCGCTGATGGCTGATCCGGATCTATTGATTCTGGACGAGCCGACCACCGGTCTCGATCTGGGCGGCCGTGAAATCGCGTTGCGCGCGTTGAGCCGTGTCGGCGCGGAGGAATCGGACCGTGCCGTGCTGCTGGTCACGCACCGGCTTGAAGAGATTCCGCAGGGTTTTGACCATGTGGCGATTATGGGTCGCATCACCGGCAACGAGGCGGACGCCTATGCGGACAATGTGGCCGGTAACGATCCGGCTCCGGGCACCATCGTGTATACGGGCGACCTGGAACATGGCTTCACTTCCGAGCGGCTGAGCCAGGTGTTCGGCCTTGATTTGAATGTGACCCATGCGAACGGACGATGGAACGCCTACGCCGTATGATGCCTTCGCCGTTGCGCGTGCGATAGCATGAGTAGTCGAAATCAGCTATGCATGAAGAACATGAAGGAGTGATTGATGCGTCGAGGACCGCTTGAGGCCGGAGAGAAAGTGCAGTTTACGGACCGCAGGTCCAACAAGATCACCGACCAGCTCGTGCCGGGCGGCGTGACGCAGACCTCGCACGGCATCATCCTGCATGATGAGGTGATCGGACGGACGGAAGGCTCCGTAATCGTGACGGTCAGCGCCAAACGTGAGGCGCAGATCAACCAGGACCATCCCGAACGCGACGCCAACAAGCCATGGAAGGGTACGCGTGCCATCGGCGGCTGGGAATTCGCCGTGATGCGTCCGCGGCTGGCCGATTATGTGCTATCCATGCCGCGCGGCGCGCAGATCATGTATCCGAAGGACATTGCGCAGGTAATTCAGCTCGGCGACATCCGTTCCGGCATGAACGTGCTCGAATCCGGTGCGGGCTCGGGCGCCATGAGCATCAATCTGTTGGATGCGGTGGGGGAGGGCGGCAGGCTCACCACCATCGAGATGCGTTCGGAATTCGCGCGTGTGGCCGAAGCCAATGCCACGATCTATTTCGGCGGCCGCCCTGCTTGGTGGGATCTGAAAACCGGCGATTTCGATTCGGTTGCGGCCGGACTGCCGGAGCATTCCTTCGACCGCATCATGCTCGATATGCTTGACCCGTGGAACCGGCTCGAACAGGCATACCGCGTGATGGCACCAGGGGGTGTGCTCGTGGCATACGTGACCACCACTACGCAACTGAGCCGCATGGCCGAGGCGTTACGTGACGCGGGCTGTTGGACCGAACCGGACATTCAGGAGACGCTGGAACGCAACTGGAAGGCGCAGGGACTGGCGATTCGTCCCGACCATCAGATGATCGGACATACCGGTTTCCTGATGGTCTCGCGGGCCATGGCCCCTGGATTCCAGGCGTTGCGCAAACGTGACCGTGCCACGAAGGACACGACTACCGACATTGACTCACTGAGTGCCGAGGAACGCGCCGAACAGCTCGAGGATCTCGAGCTACGTGACATCTCCGACCGCAAGCTGCGTAAGGTGTTGCGTGACCTCGACGCGCAGGTGAACGCAATCGACGAATAATGCGCGGGTCTTGCCATGTGTTCTGCGACAATGGAAGATGCGACGGGTACCGTTGTAAGCCTGAACCGAAGATGGGGAGCATGCGACCATGGGAACAAGCCTGAAGAAGGTTGCCAAAAAGGCCAAGGATTACAAGTATGTGTTGATGGTGATGCGTCACGCCAAGACCGAGCCATTTGGCAACGGTGGAGATGCCGGCCGTGAGCTCACCGACAAGGGGCGCAAACAGGCGAAGTCGGTGGCCAAGGGATTGGCGTCCTTCAAGCTGGTTCCGGATCGCATAGCATGTTCCAGTGCGACCCGTGCGCGCCAGACCTGCGACCGTATGCTCAAGGTGTTCGGCGATGACCCGAAGGTCGATTATCGGCAGAGTCTGTACGAAGGCGGCGTGCAATCCGTGTTCGACGAACTTGCGCAAACCAAGGAGAAACGCCGCGTACTGCTGATTCTCGGTCATGAACCGACCGTATCGATCGCATGCCAGTGGATTGCCAGCTCCGAATCCGATCCGACATTGCTCGATCTGTTGAATCTGGGCATGTCCCCAGCCTCGATCGCCGTGTTCGGTGCGGACGAGCCGTTCAACCAATGGCAGCTGCACAGCGGCGAACTCATCGCCCTGCTTACGGCCAAGGATTTCGACTAGGCCCGGGTTCATGGCGGGAGGACGACCATAACGGCTGGCGGGAACGGCTCCCTTACCGCTCTGCTTGGGCAGTGTTTCACGGCGGACACTGTTTTGCACGTGGCTTGTCTTTTCGGACAAGAGACTGGTAAACCGAGTTGGAAGAATCCGGGGTCTCCTGAACGCCATGGCTTCCGTGACATAGCAGTAGGAAGTCGAGCATGTTTGGCGGCGAAGCTGACATATAAGGCTGGCTTATAACGACATTCAAATTTTCCTAATGCCTTATAGCAGGGCATTCTGTGATAGCTTGGGCGGGTTGCATTGTTCATGTCAGATGGAGGATTCATGTCCGCTCTCACTTCCGTCTCCGGTTTTCCGCGCATCGGCCAAAACCGTGAGCTGAAGAAGATCATTGAAGCATATTGGAAGGGCAACGCCGCCCTTGATGAGGTGCGTGCCACCGCCAAGGAGCTGCGCGCCAAGCACTGGAAGTTGCAGCAGGCCGCAGGCGTCGATCTGATTCCCAGCAACGACTTCAGCTACTACGATCAGATGCTTGACACCGCCATTCTGCTGAACGTCATTCCGCAGCGCTACCAGCGTCTCGCCTTCGATAATCCGGAAGAGACCCTGTTCGCGATGGGTCGTGGCTACCAGGGCGACAAGGGCGACGTGACCGCCTTGCCGATGAAGAAGTGGTTTACCACCAACTATCACTATCTTGTGCCGGAAGTCGATGCGGCCACCGATATCAAGCTCAACGGCACCAAGCCGTTCGACGAATTCAATGAAGCCAAGGAGCTTGGCGTCATCACCAAGCCGGTACTTATCGGTCCGTACACCTTCCTTAAGCTCGCCCGCAACCCGCAGGCCGAAGAACTCGAATACGACAAGGGCCTCGTGAACGCGGTTGCCGCGGTCTACGCCGAAATCATCTCCAAGTTCGCGGAGCTTGGCGCGGAATGGGTTCAAATCGACGAACCGTACCTCGTACTCGACAAGGAACCGGGCGACGTAGAACTGTTCAAATCCCTGTATGCCAAGATCCTGCCCGCCCGCGAAGGCAAGATCAAGATCCTGCTCAACACGTACTTCGGTCACATTGCCGATGTCTATGAAACCGTCAACCTGCTCGGCTTCGACGGCATCGGTCTTGACCTCAACGAAGGCAAGGACGAAAACCTCGCTGCCGTCGAACAGTACGGCGTAGCGGAAGATACCACTCTCTTCGCCGGCGTGGTCAATGGGCGCAACATCTGGCGCAACAACTATGCCGTGAGCCTCGGCCTGGTCGATGCCCTGAAGAAGGTCACCGACAACGTGGCCGTCTCCACCGCCAGTTCCTTGCTGCATGTGCCGTTCAGCACCGAAGGCGAGGACGGTCTCGCCGACGAGGTGCGCAGGCATTTCGCCTTCGCCGTCGAAAAACTTGATGAGCTGCACGAAGTTGCCGTGCTCGCCGACGCCAGCGAAGACGAGAAAAAGGCCTCCGCCGAACTCAAGGCCAATCAGGCGCTTTTTGATGGCACCCGCGTCGCCGTCGATCAGGCCGTAGCCGATCGACTCGCCGCACTGAACGCCGACGATTTCGTTCGTCAGCCGGCCCGCGCCGAGCGTCAGAAGGAACAGCGTGAGGCCCTCGGCCTGCCGCTATTGCCGACCACCACCATCGGCTCCTTCCCACAGACCAAGGAAGTGCGTGCCGAACGCGCCAAGCTGCGTAAGGGCGAAATCACCAAGGCCGAATACGACGACTTCATGAAGTCACAGATCGACGCCTGCATCAGGCATCAGGAGGATCTCGGACTCGACGTGCTCGTCCACGGCGAATTCGAGCGTAACGACATGGTCGAATACTTCGGCCAGAACCTCAACGGATTCCTGTTCACCAAGAACGCCTGGGTGCAGTCCTATGGCACCCGTTGCGTCAAGCCTCCGATCGTGTGGGGCGATGTGTCCCGCGCCAACCCGATCACCGTGGAGTGGAGCTCCTACGCGCAATCCCGCACCGACCACGTGATGAAGGGTATGCTCACCGGCCCGGTGACCATCCTCAACTGGTCTTGGCCGCGCGAGGACATCACCCACGAACAGCAGACCCAGCAGCTCGCGCTCGCCATCCGTGACGAAGTGCTCGATCTTGAGGCTGCCGGTATCAAGGTCATCCAGATCGATGAGGCCGCGTTGCGCGAAAAGTTGCCGTTGCGTAAGACCGACTGGCATAAGAAATACCTCGACTGGGCCATTCCGGCATTCCGTCTGGTGCACTCCGCCGTCAAGCCGACCACACAGATCCACACCCACATGTGCTATTCGGAGTTCAACGACATCATCAAGGACATCGATGCCATGGACGCCGACGTAATCTCCTTCGAAGCCTCTCGAGGCGATCTTGTGGTGCTCGATGCCATTCACGACGCCAGCTTCGAAACCGAAGCCGGTCCAGGCGTTTACGACATCCACTCGCCGCGCATCCCGTCCGAACAGGAGATCGAGGAACGAATCCATGAGATCCTCAAGAAGATGGATGTCGAAAAGGTGTGGATCAATCCGGACTGCGGCCTGAAGACCCGCGGCAACGCCGAAACTTGGCCGAGCCTCGAACATCTTGTGACCGCGGCCAAGGCCGTACGCGCCAAGCTCGCCAGGTAAGGTGCAAAGCATCCCATGCATTCACCACTGTTTTCGCTTGAGGTATTCCCGCCGAAGCGAACCTCCCCTGTAGGCACCATCTACGACACATTGGATGGCCTGCAGGGGCTGGATCCCGATTTCATTTCCGTGACCTACGGTACCGGCAGATCGTCCGACCGGACGCTCACCGCGCGCATTGCGCATACCGTGAGCGAATACGGCATACCCTGTGTGGCCCACCTGACCGCACAGTACCTCAATAAGGATGATGTCGATCAGGCACTCGACATGTTTGACGAAGCCAAGGTTTCCGGCGTGCTCGCCCTGCGTGGCGATCGCGTGGAAGGTGCCGAACCGGCCGGCGTCTTTGAGCACGCCAGCGATCTGGCTGCCTACATTCGCGAGGAACGTCCGAATCTCAAGATCTACGGAGCCTGCTATCCGGAGAAGCACCCGCAGTCGGCCACGCTGGAAGATGACATCGACAATCTCAAGAAAAAGGTCGATGCCGGCGTCACGCACCTTATCTCGCAGCTGTTCTACGACAATGAGGATTTTCTACGCTTTCTCGACAAGGTGCGTGCGGTCGGAATCGAGATACCGATCGAGGCCGGCATCATGCCGGTGATGAACGCCAAATCCGTGCGTCGCATGGCCGGAATCTGCCAGTCTCGCGTACCGGAGAAGCTGGAAGTCATGCTAGACAAGTGGGGCGGCGACAATGCCGTACTCAAGGAGGCCGGCATCGCCTACGCCTCCGAGCAGATCAGCGATCTGGTGGCGCGTGGCGTTGACGGTGTGCACCTGTATACGATGAACCACCCTTGCGTCAGCAGACGCATCTGGTCCAACGTCAAACCATTTTTCGTCTGACGCCAGACGATGCAACAAACACGAGGGGCGGTCGCGAGCATTTCGCGACCGCCCCTACGTCATTGCCGACGCTATATTAAATACCATGGGTTCTATGCAACATACGTTTGGAGTGCGCGAGCTGATTCGTGCCGGACTGCAGGATCTCGACAGAGCACGCGAGCTCCTGCAGGAACTGCAGGACAATGGCGTAAGCGACGATCGGCTGCAATCGTTGATGGCTACGTTGGAACATTCCTGCGACCCCGACGTGGCGCTACGTAATCTCATCGATATCATCAAAGCATTGCAGAGCCAAGGCAGAAGGTTCGACGACATCGTAACGAGCGGAGAGGGTCTTACCCGGCTTGTCACCGTGCTCGGCGTTTCCGACGAAATGGGCAAGCTCATGCGCTTCAGGCCCGAACTGGTCGCAGCCGCCGCCAATGACGCTTGCGAAAGCCACCTGTACAATCACGCACAACGGCGCGCGCATGTACTCGAAGCGGTAGGAGCCGACCCGCAGGAATCCGCCATGCCCAAGGCCAGTCTGCCCCTGTCGGAGGCGGCGACGGCATTGCGGCAAACCTATCGCAAGCAACTGGCGGCCATCATGGCACAGGATGCCATGGAAACCGATCCCACCACCATTCAGCCGCGTATCAGCCAGGAACTGTCCGACCTGGCCGACGCGGCGCTCGAAGGCGCGCTCGCCATCGCCCGTAACGAGATTGAGGGCAGCGAGCATGTACGTTTCACCATCATCGGCATGGGTAAGCTCGGCGCGCAGGAGTTGAACTACGTTTCCGATGTGGATCTCATTTACGTGGTCGAACCAGCCGATCCCGATACCAACGGCATGACGCTTAATCGTATCGGCACCAAACTGGCCACTACCCTACAGCGCGTATGCCAGTCGGTGATCATGGGCGTAGCCGAACCGACTCTGTGGCAGATCGACGGTGGATTGCGACCCGAAGGCAAGGACGGTCCGCTCGTTCGCAGACTCGAATCGCACGAGGCATACTACGAGCAGTGGGCGGAGAACTGGGAATTCCAGGCGTTGCTCAAGGCGCGACCCGTCGCGGGCGATCCCGAGCTCGGCAAGGCTTATATGGACATGACCCGGCCGTTCGTATGGACCGCATCCAAACGTGACAACTTCGTCTATGACTGTCAGCAAATGCGCAAACGAGTCGAAGACCTTATTCCGGCACCGCTCAAAGATCGTGAGATCAAGCTTGGTCGCGGAGGTCTGCGTGATGTGGAATTCACCGTGCAGATGCTCCAGCTCGTGCATGGTCGTTCCGACGAATCGCTGCGTACCCGCTCCACCTTGGAATCGTTGCAGGCGCTGGCCGATGGTGGGTACGTGTCGCGCAAGCAGGCAAAAAAACTTTCCTGGGACTATCGCTTCGAACGAGTGATGGAACACCGGCAGCAAATGTGGGCCCTGAAACGCACGCATCTGTTCCCGGATCTTGGCAACGCCGGTCTCGGCGGCATCGAGCGCAAGCGTGACGTCGATGTGGATGCGTTGAACCGGAATCTCGAATTGCGCAGGCTCGCGCGTGCCTTCCACCTGCATCCGGAAGAACTTGTCGACAAATACGACGAGACCCGCCGCGAAGTACGCCACCTGCACATGGACATCTACTATCGCCCGATGTTACCGATCAATGCCGGCTTGGATGACGAGCAGGTCGAACTGTCGGAGAAGGCCGCACACGAGCGTTTCGAATCCATAGGATTCGCCGACGCCGACGCCGCCATGCGCCACGTCGTAGCGCTTACCGCCGGTATATCCCGTGCCGCAAAGATCAACCGGATCCTGCTCCCGGCTGTGCTGCAGTGGCTTGGAGAAGGGCAGAATCCCGACATGGGCCTGCTCAACTGGCGCAAGCTCGAAGAGAACTTCGGCACGGAAAGCGAATACCTCGGATTCCTGCGCGATTCGCCATCCGCGGCGCAACGCCTGTGCCATGTGCTTTCAAATTCCCGGTTTCTCGGCGACACGCTCAACAAATCGGTCGAATCGGTTACCTGGCTCGGCAACGATGAGGAACTCAAACCCCGTACGCGTGAAAGCCTTGACATTCAGACCAAGGCCGCACTGGAACGTAATGCAGGCAGCATCAACGATTTCGCGAATTCGGTACGTGTCATGCGCAGGCATGAGATCGAACGCATCGGCCTGGCTTGGATGAGCGGCGTGACCGACGACGCGACTTCGTTGGCCGGCATGACCGACGTGTATGACGCCATCATCGAGGCGTCGTTGCGGTGGGCTATCCGCCATCAGCTTGACGAAATGCGGTTTGATGAAGCGCCGGCCGCAATCGCCGTCATCGGCATGGGCCGTTACGGCGGC encodes:
- a CDS encoding ABC transporter ATP-binding protein; amino-acid sequence: MVEQDTALKLTDVEFRRNRRVILTKVNLEIKKGEKWVLFGPNGIGKSSLVQMMSTRGFPSCGTVDILGNRLGKVNVFSYRNRIGLSSAELGRAFPPQEDPLDAIVTALTAITGRWRDTYTDEDYAKARSLMREFGIEYLEGKMMFKLSEGERTRVLICRALMADPDLLILDEPTTGLDLGGREIALRALSRVGAEESDRAVLLVTHRLEEIPQGFDHVAIMGRITGNEADAYADNVAGNDPAPGTIVYTGDLEHGFTSERLSQVFGLDLNVTHANGRWNAYAV
- a CDS encoding tRNA (adenine-N1)-methyltransferase; the encoded protein is MRRGPLEAGEKVQFTDRRSNKITDQLVPGGVTQTSHGIILHDEVIGRTEGSVIVTVSAKREAQINQDHPERDANKPWKGTRAIGGWEFAVMRPRLADYVLSMPRGAQIMYPKDIAQVIQLGDIRSGMNVLESGAGSGAMSINLLDAVGEGGRLTTIEMRSEFARVAEANATIYFGGRPAWWDLKTGDFDSVAAGLPEHSFDRIMLDMLDPWNRLEQAYRVMAPGGVLVAYVTTTTQLSRMAEALRDAGCWTEPDIQETLERNWKAQGLAIRPDHQMIGHTGFLMVSRAMAPGFQALRKRDRATKDTTTDIDSLSAEERAEQLEDLELRDISDRKLRKVLRDLDAQVNAIDE
- a CDS encoding SixA phosphatase family protein, producing MGTSLKKVAKKAKDYKYVLMVMRHAKTEPFGNGGDAGRELTDKGRKQAKSVAKGLASFKLVPDRIACSSATRARQTCDRMLKVFGDDPKVDYRQSLYEGGVQSVFDELAQTKEKRRVLLILGHEPTVSIACQWIASSESDPTLLDLLNLGMSPASIAVFGADEPFNQWQLHSGELIALLTAKDFD
- the metE gene encoding 5-methyltetrahydropteroyltriglutamate--homocysteine S-methyltransferase, coding for MSALTSVSGFPRIGQNRELKKIIEAYWKGNAALDEVRATAKELRAKHWKLQQAAGVDLIPSNDFSYYDQMLDTAILLNVIPQRYQRLAFDNPEETLFAMGRGYQGDKGDVTALPMKKWFTTNYHYLVPEVDAATDIKLNGTKPFDEFNEAKELGVITKPVLIGPYTFLKLARNPQAEELEYDKGLVNAVAAVYAEIISKFAELGAEWVQIDEPYLVLDKEPGDVELFKSLYAKILPAREGKIKILLNTYFGHIADVYETVNLLGFDGIGLDLNEGKDENLAAVEQYGVAEDTTLFAGVVNGRNIWRNNYAVSLGLVDALKKVTDNVAVSTASSLLHVPFSTEGEDGLADEVRRHFAFAVEKLDELHEVAVLADASEDEKKASAELKANQALFDGTRVAVDQAVADRLAALNADDFVRQPARAERQKEQREALGLPLLPTTTIGSFPQTKEVRAERAKLRKGEITKAEYDDFMKSQIDACIRHQEDLGLDVLVHGEFERNDMVEYFGQNLNGFLFTKNAWVQSYGTRCVKPPIVWGDVSRANPITVEWSSYAQSRTDHVMKGMLTGPVTILNWSWPREDITHEQQTQQLALAIRDEVLDLEAAGIKVIQIDEAALREKLPLRKTDWHKKYLDWAIPAFRLVHSAVKPTTQIHTHMCYSEFNDIIKDIDAMDADVISFEASRGDLVVLDAIHDASFETEAGPGVYDIHSPRIPSEQEIEERIHEILKKMDVEKVWINPDCGLKTRGNAETWPSLEHLVTAAKAVRAKLAR
- the metF gene encoding methylenetetrahydrofolate reductase [NAD(P)H] is translated as MHSPLFSLEVFPPKRTSPVGTIYDTLDGLQGLDPDFISVTYGTGRSSDRTLTARIAHTVSEYGIPCVAHLTAQYLNKDDVDQALDMFDEAKVSGVLALRGDRVEGAEPAGVFEHASDLAAYIREERPNLKIYGACYPEKHPQSATLEDDIDNLKKKVDAGVTHLISQLFYDNEDFLRFLDKVRAVGIEIPIEAGIMPVMNAKSVRRMAGICQSRVPEKLEVMLDKWGGDNAVLKEAGIAYASEQISDLVARGVDGVHLYTMNHPCVSRRIWSNVKPFFV
- a CDS encoding bifunctional [glutamine synthetase] adenylyltransferase/[glutamine synthetase]-adenylyl-L-tyrosine phosphorylase — encoded protein: MQHTFGVRELIRAGLQDLDRARELLQELQDNGVSDDRLQSLMATLEHSCDPDVALRNLIDIIKALQSQGRRFDDIVTSGEGLTRLVTVLGVSDEMGKLMRFRPELVAAAANDACESHLYNHAQRRAHVLEAVGADPQESAMPKASLPLSEAATALRQTYRKQLAAIMAQDAMETDPTTIQPRISQELSDLADAALEGALAIARNEIEGSEHVRFTIIGMGKLGAQELNYVSDVDLIYVVEPADPDTNGMTLNRIGTKLATTLQRVCQSVIMGVAEPTLWQIDGGLRPEGKDGPLVRRLESHEAYYEQWAENWEFQALLKARPVAGDPELGKAYMDMTRPFVWTASKRDNFVYDCQQMRKRVEDLIPAPLKDREIKLGRGGLRDVEFTVQMLQLVHGRSDESLRTRSTLESLQALADGGYVSRKQAKKLSWDYRFERVMEHRQQMWALKRTHLFPDLGNAGLGGIERKRDVDVDALNRNLELRRLARAFHLHPEELVDKYDETRREVRHLHMDIYYRPMLPINAGLDDEQVELSEKAAHERFESIGFADADAAMRHVVALTAGISRAAKINRILLPAVLQWLGEGQNPDMGLLNWRKLEENFGTESEYLGFLRDSPSAAQRLCHVLSNSRFLGDTLNKSVESVTWLGNDEELKPRTRESLDIQTKAALERNAGSINDFANSVRVMRRHEIERIGLAWMSGVTDDATSLAGMTDVYDAIIEASLRWAIRHQLDEMRFDEAPAAIAVIGMGRYGGREVNFSSDADVIIIYRPTEEADDGQANLFARKVQEDLRAILQGPTTFEPKIELDMDLRPEGKNGPLVRSYASCEEYYRSWASTWEHQALLRARHAAGDVALAEDFLVNIANPLRYPKTDPTETQIAEIRKLKARMEAERLPRGVRRERHLKLGKGGLSDVEWTIQLLQLQHAGENANLCVNGTLEALDELERRRLIDAGDAVILRKAWRMCTAARNGSYLWSGRVNQADILPDDTYSLGGIAVYLGYDANRGQHFENDLLAVMRKSRDVMERLFYGRA